A window of the Janthinobacterium agaricidamnosum NBRC 102515 = DSM 9628 genome harbors these coding sequences:
- a CDS encoding putative bifunctional diguanylate cyclase/phosphodiesterase: protein MMARLNLPRSAHLIGGKMAMLNLITSAIMLAVASALLILFQLFALRGDLADDLRVQARMVAGAADSALAGNDRLAGQRALRLLGASPVIGRAALFNSDSKLFAAYGRDGATTPDVGHSPRFHPGHLDVSMALAASGGALVIRADTGQVLRRLGAFAAFTLCVALCSFGLTYLMVNRTREAAQQAEAHLHYLAHVDPVTGLPNRHEFNECLAYALGRADRQDSSAGLLLLDLDNFKLVNDTLGHNSGDQLLKLVARRLVDKLRASDTICRIGGDEFVVIVEPADDASELASVASKILAALAAPFALDTHQLYVSASIGVSMYPFDASDAQTLTRSADTAMYYAKNQGKNCYAVFQPEMELRAQKRLRIEANLRRALAGDELYLHYQPQIDLRTGRIVGVEALLRWNCPELGQISPADFIPVAEESGVIIPLGRWVLHTACRQAAAWRKAGLLDSIKHVAVNLSACQTKDSGLMDDIRAILDDTGLPAGFLELEITEGVLMDNVSANVDLMRRIQETGIHLSIDDFGTGYSSMSYLKRLPIDQLKIDRSFVHDLPGEGEAIATAIIAMAHSLNLTVVAEGVETAQQLQFLRRAGCDNVQGHYFARPMTAAQLTAMLLERRDWSSRTLQRVM from the coding sequence ATGATGGCGCGTTTGAATTTGCCGCGCTCGGCGCACCTGATCGGCGGCAAGATGGCAATGCTGAACCTGATCACCTCCGCCATCATGCTGGCGGTCGCCAGCGCGCTGCTGATCCTGTTCCAGCTATTCGCCTTGCGCGGCGACCTGGCCGACGACTTGCGGGTGCAGGCGCGCATGGTGGCCGGCGCCGCCGACAGTGCGCTGGCCGGCAATGACCGGCTGGCCGGCCAGCGCGCGCTGCGGCTGCTGGGCGCATCGCCGGTAATCGGCCGCGCCGCCCTGTTCAATAGCGACAGCAAGCTGTTTGCCGCATACGGCCGCGACGGCGCCACGACGCCGGATGTCGGGCACTCGCCGCGCTTTCACCCTGGCCACCTTGACGTCAGCATGGCGCTGGCCGCCAGCGGCGGCGCGCTGGTCATCCGCGCCGACACCGGGCAAGTGCTGCGCCGCCTGGGCGCCTTTGCCGCGTTCACGCTGTGCGTCGCGCTGTGTTCGTTCGGCCTGACTTACCTGATGGTCAATCGCACCCGCGAGGCCGCGCAGCAGGCCGAAGCCCACCTGCATTACCTGGCCCACGTCGATCCGGTCACCGGTTTGCCGAACCGCCACGAATTCAACGAATGCCTGGCCTATGCGCTGGGCCGCGCCGACCGCCAGGACAGCAGCGCCGGCCTGCTGCTGCTGGACCTGGACAACTTCAAGCTCGTCAACGACACGCTGGGCCACAACAGCGGCGACCAGTTGCTGAAACTGGTGGCGCGGCGGCTGGTCGACAAGCTGCGCGCCAGCGACACCATCTGCCGCATCGGCGGCGACGAATTTGTCGTCATCGTCGAACCGGCCGACGACGCCTCGGAACTGGCCAGCGTGGCCAGCAAGATCCTGGCGGCGCTGGCGGCGCCGTTCGCGCTCGATACGCACCAGTTGTATGTCAGCGCCAGCATCGGCGTCAGCATGTACCCGTTCGACGCCAGCGACGCCCAGACGCTGACCCGCAGCGCCGACACGGCCATGTATTACGCCAAGAACCAGGGCAAGAATTGCTACGCGGTGTTCCAGCCCGAAATGGAATTGCGCGCCCAGAAACGGCTGCGCATCGAAGCCAACCTGCGCCGCGCGCTGGCCGGCGACGAACTGTATCTGCACTACCAGCCGCAAATCGACTTGCGCACCGGCCGCATCGTCGGCGTCGAGGCGCTGCTGCGCTGGAATTGCCCGGAACTGGGGCAAATCAGCCCGGCCGACTTCATCCCGGTGGCCGAGGAAAGCGGCGTCATCATCCCGCTCGGGCGCTGGGTGCTGCACACCGCGTGCCGCCAGGCGGCCGCGTGGCGCAAGGCCGGCTTGCTCGATTCGATCAAGCACGTCGCGGTCAACCTGTCGGCATGCCAGACCAAGGATAGCGGCTTGATGGACGACATCCGCGCCATCCTCGACGACACCGGCTTGCCGGCCGGCTTCCTGGAACTGGAAATCACCGAAGGCGTGTTGATGGACAACGTCAGCGCCAACGTCGACTTGATGCGGCGCATACAGGAAACCGGCATCCACCTGTCGATCGACGATTTCGGCACCGGCTATTCATCGATGTCCTACCTGAAGCGGCTGCCGATCGACCAGCTGAAGATCGACCGCAGCTTCGTGCACGACTTGCCGGGCGAAGGCGAAGCGATCGCCACCGCCATCATCGCGATGGCGCACAGCCTGAACTTGACGGTGGTGGCGGAAGGCGTGGAAACGGCGCAGCAGCTGCAATTCCTGCGCCGCGCCGGCTGCGACAACGTGCAGGGCCATTATTTTGCGCGGCCGATGACGGCGGCGCAATTGACCGCGATGCTGCTGGAGCGGCGCGACTGGAGCAGCCGCACCTTGCAGAGGGTGATGTAA
- a CDS encoding pilus assembly FimT family protein produces MHQLSPARRGFTLLELMVVLVIFGILLAVGVPKMASWSLSNKAAGATELYAEGFKLARQQALGHNAASRIVLTPNALNGQMDWQVDICFPKPGVPCSDQSGSWSTTTAQAVGDPEGAAGFTSVFRGASALPAATVLVPTLSPEGTSSVYFTSLGWVDTSFDQRLSRLTFDPAAAYAATLRSSALVVTLAGTVSKCDPKVAVTDSRGCPQ; encoded by the coding sequence ATGCATCAATTAAGTCCGGCCAGGCGGGGTTTTACCCTGCTGGAATTGATGGTGGTGCTGGTGATTTTCGGCATCTTGCTGGCGGTCGGCGTGCCGAAAATGGCATCCTGGAGCTTGAGCAACAAGGCCGCCGGCGCCACTGAATTGTATGCCGAGGGTTTCAAGCTGGCGCGCCAGCAGGCGCTGGGCCATAACGCGGCCAGCCGCATCGTGCTGACGCCAAATGCGCTGAATGGCCAGATGGATTGGCAAGTCGATATCTGTTTCCCGAAACCGGGCGTGCCCTGCTCGGATCAAAGCGGTTCCTGGTCGACCACCACCGCCCAGGCGGTCGGCGATCCCGAGGGCGCGGCCGGTTTTACGTCGGTGTTCCGGGGCGCCAGCGCCTTGCCGGCCGCCACGGTGCTGGTGCCGACCTTGTCGCCGGAAGGCACCTCCAGCGTGTATTTCACGTCGCTGGGCTGGGTCGATACCAGCTTTGACCAGCGCCTGAGCCGCTTGACGTTCGATCCGGCCGCCGCGTATGCGGCCACGTTGCGCTCGTCGGCGCTGGTGGTGACGCTGGCCGGCACGGTCAGCAAATGCGATCCGAAGGTCGCCGTCACCGATTCGCGGGGGTGTCCTCAATGA
- a CDS encoding type IV pilin protein, which translates to MKAGKRGFTLIEVLVTVAIVGILTAVALPSYRDYVLRSRLTEAFSALGAAQPGAEQYWSINRSYANFDTAHGLPSTTRNFTYALSAATASTYTITATGTGPTAGFVFTIDQNGGRSTTAPAGWTSNSTCWSDRRDGSCIN; encoded by the coding sequence ATGAAGGCAGGCAAGCGCGGTTTCACCTTGATCGAAGTGCTGGTGACGGTCGCCATCGTCGGCATCCTGACCGCGGTCGCGTTGCCGTCTTACCGCGATTATGTGCTGCGCAGCCGCTTGACGGAAGCATTCAGCGCGCTCGGCGCGGCCCAGCCCGGCGCGGAACAATACTGGTCGATCAACCGCAGCTACGCCAATTTCGACACCGCCCACGGCTTGCCGTCGACCACCAGGAATTTTACGTATGCGTTGTCGGCCGCCACCGCGTCGACGTATACCATCACCGCCACCGGCACCGGCCCGACGGCCGGCTTCGTGTTCACCATCGACCAGAATGGCGGCCGCAGCACCACCGCGCCGGCTGGCTGGACCAGCAACAGTACTTGCTGGAGCGACCGCAGGGATGGCTCATGCATCAATTAA
- a CDS encoding PilW family protein — MRSDRLASGGGAGFSVVELLVSVVIGMLALLFATRLVLSSEQSKQASLGGSDAMQNGMLALFTINNEASQAGWGLNDPLLTGCDTVFFDNQGYTLTAVPRGGLMVSPLAAALIESNGADPDRLTLYSGSAMGGTGTLRLTHDYAGENNIVVERVPYGFALGDVIVVAPETVGAAKCALAQIAVDPGLQAGPPQPQKLSIASGAGFRFNAGQLGALYKNGQARLFNLGPGSRLSFHTWSVANGFLQMRAADLAGSSAAPASVTDNIVSLKAQYGFDTRSGAAFTPSGGMQVSQWSGSMIDADNDGLVGSAGDYQHIAALRVAVVARSKNPEKPNSQGVCSASTALPVVFGAAEPFGVSAVPVSVNVAVAGDTVDWKCYRYRVFETIVPLRNSNWRPT; from the coding sequence ATGAGATCGGATCGTCTTGCTTCCGGCGGCGGCGCCGGTTTTTCCGTGGTCGAGTTGCTGGTCAGCGTAGTCATCGGCATGCTGGCGCTGCTGTTCGCGACCCGGCTGGTCTTGAGTTCCGAGCAAAGCAAGCAGGCGTCGCTGGGCGGTTCGGATGCGATGCAAAACGGCATGCTGGCGCTGTTCACGATCAATAACGAAGCGAGCCAGGCCGGCTGGGGCTTGAACGATCCCTTGCTGACCGGTTGCGACACGGTATTTTTCGATAACCAAGGTTATACGCTGACGGCGGTGCCGCGCGGCGGCTTGATGGTCAGCCCGCTGGCCGCCGCGCTGATCGAATCGAACGGCGCCGACCCGGACCGGCTGACCTTGTATTCCGGCAGCGCCATGGGCGGCACCGGCACCTTGCGGCTGACCCACGATTACGCTGGAGAAAACAATATCGTGGTCGAGCGCGTGCCCTACGGTTTTGCGCTCGGCGACGTGATCGTGGTGGCGCCGGAAACCGTCGGTGCGGCCAAGTGCGCGCTGGCGCAGATCGCCGTCGACCCGGGCCTGCAGGCGGGACCGCCGCAGCCGCAAAAACTGAGCATCGCCAGCGGCGCCGGTTTCCGCTTCAACGCCGGCCAGCTGGGTGCGCTGTACAAGAATGGCCAGGCGCGCCTGTTCAACCTGGGGCCGGGATCAAGGCTGTCGTTCCACACCTGGTCGGTGGCCAACGGCTTCCTGCAGATGCGCGCCGCCGACCTGGCCGGCAGCAGCGCCGCACCGGCCAGCGTGACCGACAACATCGTGTCGCTGAAGGCGCAATATGGTTTCGACACGCGCAGCGGCGCCGCCTTTACGCCGTCCGGCGGCATGCAGGTATCGCAGTGGTCCGGCAGCATGATCGACGCCGATAATGACGGTCTGGTCGGCAGCGCCGGCGATTATCAGCATATCGCCGCGCTGCGGGTGGCGGTGGTGGCACGCAGCAAGAATCCGGAAAAGCCGAACAGCCAGGGCGTGTGCAGCGCCAGCACCGCCTTGCCGGTGGTGTTCGGCGCGGCCGAGCCATTCGGCGTCAGCGCGGTGCCGGTGTCCGTCAATGTGGCGGTGGCCGGCGATACGGTCGATTGGAAATGCTACCGCTACCGGGTATTCGAAACCATCGTGCCATTGCGCAATTCGAACTGGAGACCGACATGA
- a CDS encoding HigA family addiction module antitoxin, with amino-acid sequence MAKNGMRPIHPGEILREEFLVPLGMTAHALSKALHVTPSRVTDIVNERRGISADTALRLARYFGGDPESWLNLQQAYDLNVTAEAALQKIMDQVHPRDLHNNSHALAA; translated from the coding sequence ATGGCGAAGAATGGTATGCGCCCAATTCATCCTGGCGAAATCCTGCGAGAAGAATTCCTTGTACCGCTTGGTATGACTGCCCACGCCTTATCCAAGGCATTGCACGTCACGCCTTCACGAGTGACCGATATTGTGAATGAGCGCAGGGGAATCAGCGCCGACACCGCGCTCCGCCTGGCGCGCTACTTTGGCGGCGATCCTGAGTCATGGCTCAACCTTCAGCAAGCTTACGACCTCAACGTAACGGCTGAGGCTGCATTGCAGAAAATCATGGATCAGGTTCACCCGAGGGATCTGCACAATAATAGTCATGCGCTGGCGGCCTGA
- a CDS encoding peptide chain release factor 3, protein MANDNDIITPENNDSDAPVSSSKAPALIAREVQRRRTFGIISHPDAGKTTLTEKLLLFSGAIQMAGTVKARKSGRHATSDWMEIEKQRGISVASSVMQFEFRDHVVNLLDTPGHQDFSEDTYRVLTAVDSALMVIDAAKGVEAQTIKLLAVCRMRNTPIVTFMNKMDRETRDPLELLDELESVLKIQCAPVTWPIGMGKNFRGVYHLLNDEIMLFKAGEEKADGAFEIIKGIDNPRLQEMFPLEMDQLRMEVELVHGASHPFDLDEFLSGVQTPVFFGSAINNFGVREILSALVDWAPAPRERDATVRAVAPSEQPFTGFVFKIQANMDPAHRDRIAFLRVCSGRFERGMKVKHLRLGREIKVSNVVTFMASSREQVEEAYAGDIIGLPNHGNMQIGDSFSEGEMLTFTGIPYFAPDFFRSVRIRNPLKIKQLHKGLQQLGEEGAVQVFKPVQGGELVLGAVGVLQFEVVASRLMNEYGVDAVFEGTSISSARWVSCDDKRVLQDFENALGHNVAYDAAGNMAYLATSGVNLRLTEERWPKLTFHATREHSAKLA, encoded by the coding sequence ATGGCCAACGATAACGATATCATCACACCCGAAAATAACGATTCCGACGCGCCAGTGTCGAGTTCCAAGGCGCCGGCGCTGATCGCCCGCGAAGTGCAGCGGCGCCGTACCTTCGGCATCATTTCCCACCCGGACGCGGGTAAAACCACGCTGACCGAAAAACTGCTGCTGTTTTCGGGCGCGATCCAGATGGCCGGCACCGTCAAGGCCCGCAAGAGCGGCCGCCATGCGACGTCGGACTGGATGGAAATCGAGAAGCAGCGCGGCATTTCGGTGGCGTCGTCGGTGATGCAGTTCGAATTCCGCGACCACGTCGTCAACCTGCTCGACACGCCGGGCCACCAGGACTTTTCGGAAGATACCTACCGCGTGCTGACGGCGGTCGACTCGGCGCTGATGGTGATCGATGCCGCCAAGGGCGTGGAAGCGCAGACCATCAAGCTGCTGGCGGTATGCCGCATGCGCAATACGCCGATCGTCACCTTCATGAACAAGATGGACCGCGAGACGCGCGATCCGCTGGAACTGCTCGACGAACTCGAATCGGTGCTGAAGATCCAGTGCGCGCCGGTCACCTGGCCTATCGGCATGGGCAAGAACTTCCGCGGCGTGTACCACCTGCTGAACGACGAGATCATGCTGTTCAAGGCGGGCGAGGAAAAAGCCGACGGCGCTTTTGAAATCATCAAGGGCATCGACAATCCGCGCCTGCAGGAGATGTTCCCGCTGGAAATGGACCAATTGCGCATGGAAGTGGAGCTGGTGCACGGCGCCTCGCACCCGTTCGACCTGGACGAATTCCTGTCCGGCGTGCAGACGCCGGTGTTCTTCGGTTCGGCCATCAACAACTTCGGCGTGCGCGAGATCCTGTCGGCGCTGGTCGACTGGGCGCCCGCGCCGCGCGAGCGCGATGCGACCGTGCGCGCCGTGGCGCCGTCCGAGCAGCCGTTCACCGGCTTCGTCTTCAAGATCCAGGCCAATATGGACCCGGCCCACCGCGACCGCATCGCCTTCCTGCGCGTGTGCTCGGGACGTTTCGAGCGCGGCATGAAGGTCAAGCACTTGCGCCTGGGCCGCGAGATCAAGGTGTCGAACGTGGTGACCTTCATGGCGTCGTCGCGCGAACAGGTGGAAGAGGCGTACGCGGGCGACATCATCGGCTTGCCGAACCATGGCAACATGCAGATCGGCGACAGCTTTTCCGAAGGCGAGATGCTGACGTTTACCGGCATCCCGTACTTCGCGCCGGACTTCTTCCGCTCGGTGCGCATCCGTAATCCGCTGAAGATCAAGCAGTTGCACAAGGGCTTGCAGCAGCTGGGCGAAGAGGGCGCGGTACAGGTCTTCAAGCCGGTCCAGGGCGGCGAGCTGGTGCTGGGCGCCGTCGGCGTGCTGCAGTTCGAGGTGGTCGCCAGCCGGCTGATGAACGAATACGGCGTCGACGCCGTGTTCGAAGGCACCAGCATCAGCAGCGCGCGCTGGGTCAGCTGCGACGACAAGCGCGTCCTGCAGGACTTCGAGAACGCGCTGGGCCACAACGTGGCCTACGACGCGGCCGGCAACATGGCCTACCTGGCGACGTCGGGCGTGAACCTGCGCCTGACGGAAGAGCGCTGGCCGAAACTGACGTTCCACGCCACGCGCGAGCATTCGGCCAAGCTGGCTTGA
- a CDS encoding PilC/PilY family type IV pilus protein encodes MMKKLCYLFTLSLVVLLWPAGAGAGTTNIAQVPLLNIDGTGSVKPNLMLLFDNSGSMDQAYTPDYVDDNLCRFYADLSSGTTGCTVGHPPFMSPDFNKQYYNPKIHYGVPIKADGSFYDSMTAANTGNWTRVPGDGFGARSTDMYGNSIGTSNLVTGFPDLQWCDNNGNCRSNTATYTYPNNTYYNASGKNGNPYYYTIGVAEYCTDDKMTVCKSTSVGAPAPSGYPVPAKVRWCSNTSLTNCQGKRVGNFQYPRYSAVLGSTASYGTISIGASNGPNSVSISSVTIPDPNTARTITNTAVTAANGTDTPAKQQALASALAASIIAKTGLANQYWACVNNPVGTSTVAPCASYGITLGGDNIVAVLPITCSGAKSAANCSVLNDSSRAGWGITVNAPATTVSTAVTYVPPTALIAVSGTSASNNPSATLNGVSYKGASLAGSISLGKSRNAGAVASSIVSAIGSGGNIRAYVGGNGVTPLCAAQNTSSVCIVENNGSANGGTVAVGSLNNTSNGGLSFSTSAANGYRAAAAAVTDMIPVQVTALAAPSTFVRVDIVDSRATYPASSERTDCVSIRGFCSYAEEMTNFANWYAYYKTRLQMMKTSVGIAFAPLTSNYRVGYAKLSVIGNGGSIDIKPADFSATARSAWYSALYDTTAGGGTPIRPAMNNVGKMFANQSPYNYASGSEVVQYPCQQNFMILTTDGYWNGNTVTNVGNNDNVENPARFCTAAGGCVDTRGQSQPSISDIALYWYNGGSNTGTVSLRPTLEPDLSKPGLVSAGAGENTHLHMTTYTLGLGVDGIMAYDPDYDNSKVKVGGDFYNLISGVQTGCPWNNNGPYVWPNPDTTNGASTVQERVDDLWHAAINGHGKYFSASDPTQVVAGLSEAITKLQVKVGAAAAAATSTPNISQEDRDVFSATFTTVRWFGELSDRNIDTVSGAVVPNVIWSTSTQLGRQVANSSDQRRILWRDPVTGAMRNFLYSEMGAAERAWFANQCGVLAQCTLLSAANRTIANDASNLINWFRGQQQYANDTIFRSYYTPPADSVNTSPVPIVLGDIASAKPAYLYDARKAYLLDGYPAFQAASLKRTRTLFAAANDGMLHAFYAPNSSDPANAAKPGGKEVWAYVPRMTMRKLAPQASTTYGTNHQFTVDGSPELADVKIGKDWKTVLVAGLNGGGRGYYALDVTDPENPQPLWELCADSSLCKQSDGDIGLTFGNPQFGMWNNQWVVFLTSGYNNVPGVDGAGSGTGQGYLYIVAVSDGTILKKISTGSGTADTPSGLARITAITLNPASDPVTTYIYGGDNQGQMWRFDLTDSTGASVPVLKMGDAGVNQPITTRPDVTACRVDAVQQDGSVVSSAQRVVSFGTGRLLDIPDVTSKDVQSVYVLKDSGATIGNIRGGGMVQQTLSQVGNSGVYTVSGNKVDLALKSGWYLDWNQNPGERMNLDPKIVSGALNIVTNIPSAESTCTVGGTSNLYQFDACSGNYVRADKSVGQTLSNTSAAVGFIIIRLPSGAYKMVSTTADGKMLTNELSAPNAIGAHKVGWRRVRD; translated from the coding sequence ATGATGAAAAAACTGTGTTATTTGTTCACGTTGTCGCTGGTCGTGCTGTTGTGGCCGGCAGGGGCGGGCGCGGGCACCACCAATATCGCGCAAGTCCCGTTGCTCAATATCGACGGCACCGGTTCGGTCAAGCCGAACCTGATGCTGCTGTTCGATAATTCCGGTTCGATGGACCAGGCTTATACGCCCGATTATGTGGACGATAACCTGTGCCGCTTTTATGCCGATTTATCCAGCGGCACCACCGGCTGCACGGTCGGCCATCCGCCGTTCATGAGCCCCGACTTTAACAAGCAATATTACAATCCGAAAATCCATTATGGCGTGCCGATCAAGGCGGACGGCAGCTTTTACGACAGCATGACGGCGGCCAATACCGGCAACTGGACGCGGGTGCCGGGCGACGGTTTTGGCGCGCGCAGCACCGATATGTATGGCAACAGCATCGGCACCAGCAACCTGGTGACCGGCTTTCCTGATTTGCAATGGTGCGACAATAACGGCAATTGCCGCAGCAATACCGCGACCTACACCTATCCGAACAATACTTATTACAATGCCAGCGGCAAGAACGGCAATCCCTACTATTACACCATCGGCGTCGCTGAATATTGCACCGACGATAAAATGACGGTCTGCAAGTCGACCTCGGTCGGCGCGCCGGCGCCCAGCGGTTATCCGGTGCCGGCCAAGGTGCGCTGGTGCAGCAACACCTCGCTGACCAATTGCCAGGGCAAGCGGGTCGGCAACTTCCAGTATCCGCGCTATTCGGCGGTGCTCGGTTCGACCGCGTCGTACGGCACGATTTCGATCGGCGCGTCGAACGGCCCCAATTCGGTCAGCATCAGCAGCGTCACGATTCCCGACCCGAACACCGCGCGCACCATCACCAATACCGCGGTGACGGCGGCCAACGGCACCGATACGCCGGCCAAGCAGCAGGCGCTGGCCAGCGCGCTGGCGGCGTCGATCATCGCCAAGACCGGCCTGGCCAATCAATACTGGGCCTGCGTCAACAACCCGGTCGGCACCAGCACGGTGGCGCCGTGTGCGTCGTACGGCATCACGCTGGGCGGCGACAATATCGTCGCGGTGTTGCCGATCACTTGCAGCGGCGCGAAAAGCGCCGCCAATTGCAGCGTGCTCAACGACTCGTCGCGCGCCGGCTGGGGCATCACCGTCAATGCGCCGGCGACCACCGTCAGCACGGCGGTGACCTATGTGCCGCCGACCGCGCTGATCGCCGTCAGCGGCACCAGCGCCAGCAATAATCCCAGCGCCACGCTGAACGGCGTCAGCTACAAGGGCGCCAGCCTGGCCGGCAGCATCTCGCTGGGCAAAAGCCGCAATGCCGGCGCCGTGGCCAGCAGCATCGTGTCCGCCATCGGCAGCGGTGGCAATATCCGCGCCTATGTCGGCGGCAACGGCGTGACGCCGCTGTGCGCCGCGCAAAATACGTCCAGCGTGTGCATCGTCGAAAACAATGGTTCGGCCAATGGCGGCACGGTCGCGGTCGGCAGCCTGAACAATACCTCCAACGGCGGCCTGTCGTTTTCGACCAGCGCCGCCAACGGCTACCGCGCCGCCGCCGCCGCGGTGACCGACATGATCCCGGTACAAGTGACCGCGCTGGCCGCGCCGAGCACCTTCGTGCGGGTCGATATCGTCGATAGCCGGGCCACCTATCCGGCGTCCAGCGAGCGCACCGATTGCGTCAGTATCCGAGGCTTTTGCTCGTACGCCGAAGAAATGACCAATTTCGCCAACTGGTACGCGTATTACAAGACCCGGCTGCAAATGATGAAAACCTCGGTCGGCATCGCGTTTGCGCCATTGACCAGCAATTACCGGGTCGGCTACGCCAAGCTGTCGGTGATCGGCAACGGCGGTTCGATCGACATCAAGCCGGCCGACTTCAGCGCCACCGCGCGCAGCGCCTGGTACTCCGCGCTGTACGACACCACCGCCGGCGGCGGCACGCCGATCCGCCCGGCGATGAATAATGTCGGCAAGATGTTCGCCAACCAGTCGCCGTACAATTACGCGTCCGGCTCGGAAGTGGTGCAATACCCGTGCCAGCAGAATTTCATGATCTTGACCACCGACGGTTACTGGAACGGCAATACGGTCACCAATGTCGGCAATAACGACAATGTCGAGAATCCGGCGCGCTTCTGCACCGCCGCCGGCGGCTGCGTCGATACCCGCGGCCAGAGCCAGCCGTCGATTTCCGACATCGCGCTGTACTGGTATAACGGCGGGTCGAACACCGGCACCGTGTCGCTGCGGCCGACGCTGGAACCGGACTTGAGCAAGCCCGGCCTGGTCAGCGCCGGCGCCGGCGAAAACACCCATCTGCACATGACCACCTACACCCTCGGCCTGGGTGTCGACGGCATCATGGCCTACGATCCGGACTACGACAATTCCAAGGTCAAGGTCGGCGGCGACTTTTATAACCTGATCAGCGGCGTGCAGACCGGCTGTCCATGGAATAACAATGGCCCGTATGTGTGGCCGAATCCCGACACCACCAACGGCGCCAGCACGGTGCAGGAACGGGTCGACGACTTGTGGCACGCGGCCATCAACGGCCACGGCAAATACTTCAGCGCGTCCGACCCGACCCAGGTGGTGGCCGGCCTCAGCGAAGCGATCACCAAGCTGCAAGTGAAGGTCGGCGCCGCGGCGGCCGCCGCTACTTCGACGCCGAATATTTCGCAGGAAGACCGCGACGTGTTTTCCGCCACTTTCACCACGGTGCGCTGGTTTGGCGAGCTGAGCGACCGCAACATCGACACCGTGTCCGGCGCGGTGGTGCCGAATGTCATCTGGAGCACCTCGACCCAGCTGGGCCGGCAGGTGGCCAATAGCAGCGACCAGCGGCGCATCCTGTGGCGCGACCCGGTCACCGGCGCCATGCGCAATTTCCTGTACAGCGAGATGGGGGCGGCCGAGCGCGCGTGGTTTGCCAATCAATGCGGCGTGCTGGCGCAATGCACCTTGCTGTCGGCCGCCAACCGCACCATCGCCAACGACGCCAGCAACCTGATCAACTGGTTCCGCGGCCAGCAGCAATACGCCAACGACACCATTTTCCGCTCGTACTACACACCGCCGGCCGATAGCGTCAACACTTCGCCGGTGCCGATCGTGCTGGGCGATATCGCCAGCGCCAAGCCGGCCTATCTGTACGATGCCCGCAAGGCGTATTTGCTGGACGGTTACCCGGCGTTCCAGGCCGCGTCGCTGAAGCGCACGCGCACCTTGTTCGCGGCCGCCAATGACGGCATGCTGCATGCGTTTTACGCGCCCAACAGCAGCGATCCGGCCAATGCCGCCAAGCCGGGCGGCAAGGAAGTCTGGGCTTATGTACCGCGCATGACGATGCGCAAGCTGGCGCCGCAAGCGAGCACCACCTACGGCACCAACCATCAATTCACCGTCGATGGTTCGCCGGAGCTGGCCGACGTCAAGATCGGCAAGGACTGGAAAACCGTGCTGGTGGCCGGCTTGAACGGCGGCGGGCGGGGTTATTACGCGCTCGACGTGACCGACCCGGAAAATCCGCAGCCGCTGTGGGAATTGTGCGCCGACAGCAGCCTGTGCAAACAGAGCGACGGCGACATCGGCCTGACTTTCGGTAATCCGCAATTCGGCATGTGGAATAATCAATGGGTGGTGTTCCTGACGTCCGGCTACAACAACGTGCCGGGCGTCGATGGCGCCGGCAGCGGCACCGGCCAGGGTTATCTGTACATCGTCGCCGTCAGCGACGGCACGATCCTGAAAAAAATCTCGACCGGTTCCGGCACCGCCGATACGCCGTCCGGCCTGGCGCGCATCACCGCGATCACGCTGAACCCGGCCAGCGACCCGGTCACCACCTATATCTATGGCGGCGACAACCAGGGCCAGATGTGGCGTTTCGACCTGACCGACAGCACCGGCGCCAGCGTGCCGGTGCTGAAAATGGGCGACGCCGGCGTGAACCAGCCGATCACCACGCGGCCCGACGTGACCGCGTGCCGGGTCGATGCCGTGCAACAGGATGGCTCCGTGGTGTCGTCGGCGCAGCGGGTGGTGAGCTTCGGCACCGGCCGCCTGCTCGACATCCCGGACGTCACCAGCAAGGATGTGCAAAGCGTGTATGTGCTGAAAGACAGCGGCGCGACAATCGGCAATATACGCGGCGGCGGCATGGTCCAGCAAACGCTGTCGCAGGTCGGCAACAGCGGCGTGTATACCGTCAGCGGCAACAAGGTCGACCTGGCGCTGAAAAGCGGCTGGTATCTGGACTGGAACCAGAATCCCGGCGAACGGATGAACCTGGACCCGAAAATCGTTTCCGGCGCACTCAACATCGTCACCAATATACCGAGCGCCGAATCGACGTGCACGGTCGGCGGCACCAGTAATCTGTACCAGTTCGACGCTTGCAGCGGCAATTATGTGCGGGCCGACAAGAGCGTCGGCCAGACCTTGTCGAACACCTCGGCGGCGGTCGGTTTCATCATCATCCGGCTGCCGTCCGGCGCGTACAAAATGGTCAGCACCACCGCCGACGGCAAGATGCTGACCAATGAATTGTCGGCGCCGAACGCGATCGGCGCACATAAAGTGGGATGGCGCAGGGTGCGGGATTAA